One Streptomyces umbrinus genomic window, AAGGAAGTCCATGACCGGCTCTCTTCTTCGTCTCGTGGATGGTTCTGATCAAGCCAGTTCGTGTGCGGCGGGTCCGGCTCGTTCATACGTTGTTCACGTTGATTGAAATCAGTACACAGCGCCGTCCCGCACCTGGGTCAGTCACCGAAACCATGAAGGAGTTCGCTGGCCAGGGCGCGCATCTTGTAGATTCGTATGAACGGAGGGCATCAGCAACCTCCTCGTTTTCCTCCGGAAACACCACGCACAGGTTCGGGAATCAGCGACCACATGTCGCGAAAGCCCAGGACACGGGCCATGAGGGCCGGAAACATCGTCCACCGGACCCCTCGGGCCCACTCTGCGGAGCCCGGGAACCCGTGCACGGGGCACCCATACTCGGGCCCCTCCGGAACCATCCAGATCCATCGTAGTTTTCGAGACAGAACGGCGGCGACGAGAATGCGGCTGCGCGCACTGCTGGACACGGACGCGCTGGGCCTGCGGCTGCTCGGCGGCGAGGACGAGCTGGACCGCACGGTCCGTGGCGTGATGACCACGGACCTGCGGGACCCCAGCCGCTATCTCTCGGGCGGCGAGCTGGTGCTCACGGGGCTCGCCTGGCGCCGCGACGCCACCGATTCGGAGCCCTTCGTACGGATCCTCGCGAGCGCCGGGGTCACCGCCCTGGCCGCCGGTGAGGCCGAGCTCGGCCCCATCCCGGAGGACCTGGTGGCGGCCTGTGCGCGGCACCGGCTGCCGCTGTTCGCCGTCAACGAGTCGGTGGCCTTCGCGACGATCACCGAGCACGTCGTACGGCAGGTGTCGGGCGAGCGCGCCGGGGATCTGGCGGCCGTCGTGGACCGGCACCGCCGGATGATGACCTCGGGTCCCGCGGGCGGCGGCCCGGACGTGGTCCTGGACCTGCTCGGCTCCGACCTGGACCTGCGGGCCTGGGTGCTCTCCCCCGCCGGACGCCTCATCGCGGGCTCCCCCGGCGCCGAACCGGGGCTGCCCTCCGCGGTGTGCGCGGCACTGGCAGGCGAGCACCTGGCGGCGGTCCGCACCGGGCGGCGCGGGCCGTACCGGGTGGCGGTGGGCGGCACGACGTACTCGCTCTTCCCGATCCGCAGCAGCGCGCGTGGCACGGGCACGGCGGGTGCGTCGGGCGCACCGGGCTCGCGGGACGTCCGCGAGACGGTCCTGTCCGACTGGCTGCTCGCGGTCGAGGCCGATGCCGGGGACTGGCCGGCGGAGCGGCTCGACCTGCTGGAGGGCGTGACCCAGCTGATCTCCGTGGAGCGGGACCGGCGGGACGCGGCACGCACGGTACGGCGGCGGCTCGCGCAGGAGGTCCTCGAACTGGTGCAGACCGGTGCCGCGCCCGGCGAGATCGCGGCGCGGCTGCGGGTCGCGGCGCCCGTGCTGCTGCCGGGGCTCGGCGCGGCCCCGCACTGGCAGGTCGTGGTCGCCCGGGTCGAGTGGGACGGCGGGGAGATCGAGGGCGGTGCGGTGGCGCAGGCGCTCCTGGAGGAGATCCTCGTCGACCCGCTGTCGGCCGGTCCCGAACCGTCCGACCGGATCGCGGTCGCCCATACGGGTGAGGAGGCCATCGCGCTCGTACCGCTTCCGGCGGTTTCCTCGGAGCACGACGGCTCGGAGGCCGGGCTGCACGCGGACACCCTCCTGGCGGCCGTACGGGACCCGCTGTCGGCGGGCCTCGACGACGACGGGCGGCTCACGCTCGGCGTCAGCGCCTCCGTGCACTCGGCGGAGGGGCTGCGCGGCGCCCTGGAGGAGGCCCGGCACGCGCGCCGGGTCGCCGCGGCGCGGGCCGGCCGGGTGTGCGCGGCCGGGCACCAGGAGCTGGCGTCGCACGTCCTGCTCCTGCCCTTCGTGCCGGACGACGTGCGTCGCGCCTTCACGGCGCGGCTCCTCGATCCCCTCCGCGACTACGACCGGCGCCACCGTGCCGAGCTGATCCCGACCCTTGAGGCGTTCCTCGACTGCGACGGCTCCTGGACCCGGTGCGCCGCCCGTCTGCACCTGCACGTCAACACGCTGCGCTACCGGGTGGGACGCATCGAGCAGTTGACGAGTCGCGATCTTTCCCGCCTGGAGGACAAGCTCGACTTCTTCCTGGCGTTGCGCATGAGCTGAGGTCACAAGGGTGCGCGGCGAGTGGCACCAAGTGCCTTCGCCGCCGCACCCCTTGTCCCACGACTTTGTGAAATCCTTCACCCACCCCCTTGGCCGGGCGAGTGCATTCGTGCTGAGATGCCGCCACCACTCAACAGCTCAATGGCGTGCTCGGGGAGGGCAACGTGGCGCATACCGCCATGTCTGGTTACGGGACGACTGCCGGGGACGATCCACTCCAGACCGCGGTGTGGCGGCTGCGCTCGCGCGCCTGCTGGGCCGACGCGGCGGCGCTCCTCGAACCACGCACGGCATCGGCCGCGCTCCAACGGGCCTCGCTCCTCGTCGAACGGTGCCTCTACACCGAGCAGGGCTGGGCGGAGGCGGAGGACGCGCTGCGTACGGCCGAGGCGCTGGCCCAGTCCGACGACGAACGGGGCGCCGCAGCGTGCGAGCGCGGGCAGCTCGCGTACGCGTCCACGCTGCTCGCCGTCCGCGACCGGGCCGACGAGGCACGGGCCGCACTCGGCCGGGCCGCCGCACTGATCGCGCCCGGCGCTCCGGGCCGGGCCCTGCTGGACTTCCGGCGCGGGCTGCTCGCCGAGAACCTCGCCCACTCCCCGCAGTCCGCGCGCGCCGCCTATCGCCGCGCCCATGCCGGCGCCACCGCCCAGGACGACCCCCTGCTGCTCTCCTTCACCTGGCGCCACCTCGCCGGACTCGCCCTGCGCGAGGGCGAGTTGGCGGAGGCCCGGCACGGCTTCGGTGAATCCCTGCGCATCCGGGAGGAGTTGGGCTATCTGGTGGGCACGGCCCCGGCGTTGGCCTCCCTGGCCGACGCGGAGACCGAGCCCGAAGCCTCGCGGCTGCGCGCGGAGGCGGGGCGTCTGTTCCGCCTCCTGGGTGGCGTACCGACGTGGCTGGCGGACCAGTTGACTCCGCCGGCGGCGACGGCCTGAGCCGTGTGGCTGCCGCCGGCCGGTGTGGCATGTGCGGGTGCGTGGGGGCTGGTCGCGCCCCGCGGCGGAGCCGCAAATGTCACAGCCCCGCGCCCCTTGAGGGGCGCGACCGACGGCGTCTCACATGCTCACGAAGTGCTCCCGCAGCAGCGCCTCGACCGCCGACAGGTCCTGCGCGGACAGGGCGTCCAGAAGGGCAAGGTGCTGCGCCGCGTCCGCCATCAGCTCGAGGCGGGCGCGAGCGGTGGGGCTGCCGCCGAGGGGCCACTGCGCCCGCCGGTGAAGTTCGTCCGCGATACGTACGAGCTGCTCGTTGCCCGCGAGGTCGAGGATCGCCCGGTGGAAGGCGCGGTCGGCCTCGGCGTACGTCGCCCGGCAGCCGACGGCCGCCGCCCGGGCCGTCTCCTCCGCGAGCGGGCGCAGGTCCTCCCAGTCGTCGGCCGGCAGGGTGCGGGCCAGGCGCAGCATCACGGGCGCCTCTATCAGCCCGCGGATCTCGGCGAGTTCGGCCAGCTCGCGGGCGCCGCGCTCGACGACGCGGAAGCCCCGGTTCGGTACGACCTCCACGGCGCCCTCGGTGGCGAGCTGCTGCATGGCCTCGCGCACGGGCGTCGCCGAGACACCGAAGCTTTCGCCGAGCGCGGGGGCCGAGTAGACCTCTCCGGGGGCGAGTTCGCCGGCCACGAGGGCGGCCCGCAGAGCGTCGAGGATCTGGCCGCGGACGGAGGCTCGCTGAATCGCGGGACGGGGGGACGCGGACGGGGAGGGGGAACGGGAAGCGGAAGACGTACGGGCGGCGGGGACGCCTCGCGAGCCGGATCCACTGCGTGCGCCGGATCCATCGCGTACGGCGGATCCATCACGTGCGCCGGATCCATCGCGTAGGCCGGATCCAGCACGTGCGCCGGGGCCGCCGGGCGCCGCCGGTGCGCTCGGGGCTCCGAGTCCTCCGGGTGTGCCGTGGCTTCCAGGTCCCCCGAAGCCACCAGGCGCGGCGGGGGGTCCGGAGGTCCCGTGGTGCCACGGGTCTCCGAGAGTCTCCGGTGTGGCCGGGCGGCCGGAAGCGGCCGTCGAAGGCCGGCGTGCACCGGTTCCGGGCGCGTCCGCCGAGGCCGGGAGCCCCTCGCGCGTCACCCTGGGCTGCGGAATCGGCGTCTCGCTGTGCGTGTGCTCCCCGCGAGCCGTGTCCTCGGGGGGAGCGGGAGCGCCGGCGGGAGCTGAGGCCGGGGTGCCGGGTGCGGCGGCGTCCCGGGGGGCGTCCTCGCGGAACGACCGGCCGGCCGCGCGCTCCCGGCCTTCGCCCGCCGCCCGGGACTGCTGCTGGGGAACCCGTGGCGTTCCCGCGCCGGGGGCGGTCTCCGACGGGTCTCCTGCGGAGCCGTACGCCTCGCGCGAACCGGCCTTCTCCACGGGAGCCTCCTCCAGGACGGGCAGTGGTGGTGAGTATTTCGGTCGGGGTTCGGAGCGACCCCGACAGAACAGGGTAAACCTCGATCGTATCGGGTAAGGTAAGCCTTACCTGCAACCGATCACGGAACGGGGCCCCCGCATGTCCGCTCCCGCCCCGGCCGAGACCTCGCCCGGCGCAGAAGTACGCCTGGTCGGCTCGGCCCTCACAGCGGCGTACACGCGGATGACCGAGGTGCTCCCGGCCCTGGGCGTCACGGAACTCGCACCGCACGAACCGGCCCCGACGGGCGACCGGTGGATCTCCGTCGCCGGACTCGCGGAGGGCGGGGCCGACCTGGACGCGTTCCTCGCGTGGGACGACGACCAGGTACTCACGGACCACGGACGGCGAGGCCGTCCGGACGTGATCGCCGGCTTCGGCCTGCACCGTTACGCCTGGCCGGCCTGTCTGCTGATCACGGTGCCGTGGTTCCTGCTGCGCCGGGTGCCCCGCTTTCCCGTGCAGCACGTCACGTTCCAGCGCATGCCCGGCAGCATCGCCGTACGCGTCGGTGAGTTCGCCTGTCTGCCGGACGACCCGGCGGCCGCACTGCCCGGCGCCCGCGTCGTCCCCGACGAGGAGGCCCTGCGCGCGGCGGTCCGGGCCGCCGTGGCCGAGCACCTGGAACCGGTCCTCGACGGATTCGGCCCCCGGACGCGACGCCGGGGCCGTGCCCTGTGGGGCATGGCGACGGACGAGGTCGTCGAGAGCCTCTGGTACGTCGCCGGGCTCCTGGGCGAGCAGGGGCGCGCGAGGGAGGAGCTGGAGCGGCTGTTCCCCGGCACGACCCGGCCGTACGTCGGCACGGCCGGCTTCCGCGAGGTGACCGGCTCGAACGGCGAGTGCCTGTCCACCCGTGACCGGGCGAGCTGCTGCTTCCACTACACCCTCGACGCCGAGGACACCTGCGCCAACTGCCCGCGCAACTCCGACGCGGTCCGTGTCGCGAAGCTGACGGCGGAGGCCGCCGCGGCGGGCTGATCCCGTGGCAACAGGCTGACTCCACGTCACGTAAGATCAACTCGCCATGGATCCGGGCACCTTGACGGCGGCCCGGCCGAACCCTTTGGTTACAGTCGATTCACAAAGTCCTCACTTGCCGCAAGAACTTTCCGTGGAACCACCCGTAAGGGTAATCTAACTCGAACTCAACTCCCGCTCCTCAAGCGGCAGTTCGAGGAGAATGCCGTCCTCGCGCATACCCTTGCACTCCCTTGGCGGCCTCTTGCCCCGAAACCCTCTGAGGACGCACGGGATTGGGCCACTATGGCGGGCGTTACGCCCTATCCCAATGCAAGGGACCCCAGATGAGACTGACCGACATATCGCTGAACTGGCTGCTTCCCGGCGCCGTGCTGCTCCTGGGCCTGCTGGCGGCGGTTGCGGTGCTCGCGCGTGGCAAGCGCGCCGGGGAGAAGACCCACGCCGACGATTCGTGGGAGCGCACGGAAGAGCGCCGCAGGCGCAAGGAGGCCGTCTACGGCACCGCCTCCTATGTACTGCTCTTCTGCTGTGCAGCGGTCGCCGCCGCACTCTCCTTCCATGGCCTGGTCGGCTTCGGCGAGCAGAATCTGAACCTGTCCGGCGGCTGGCAGTACCTGGTGCCGTTCGGCCTGGACGGTGCGGCCATGTTCTGCTCCGTACTCGCGGTGCGCGAGGCCAGCCACGGTGACGCGGCGCTCGGCTCCCGGATACTCGTGTGGACGTTCGCGGCCGCCGCTGCCTGGTTCAACTGGGTGCACGCCCCCCGGGGTCTCGGCCACGCGGGCGCCCCGCACTTCTTCGCCGGCATGTCCCTGTCGGCCGCGGTCCTGTTCGACCGCGCGCTGAAGCAGACCCGCCGCGCCGCCCTGCGCGAGCAGGGCCTGGTGCCCCGGCCGCTGCCGCAGATCCGGATCGTACGGTGGCTGCGTGCCCCTCGTGAGACCTACGGCGCCTGGTCGCTGA contains:
- a CDS encoding (2Fe-2S)-binding protein is translated as MSAPAPAETSPGAEVRLVGSALTAAYTRMTEVLPALGVTELAPHEPAPTGDRWISVAGLAEGGADLDAFLAWDDDQVLTDHGRRGRPDVIAGFGLHRYAWPACLLITVPWFLLRRVPRFPVQHVTFQRMPGSIAVRVGEFACLPDDPAAALPGARVVPDEEALRAAVRAAVAEHLEPVLDGFGPRTRRRGRALWGMATDEVVESLWYVAGLLGEQGRAREELERLFPGTTRPYVGTAGFREVTGSNGECLSTRDRASCCFHYTLDAEDTCANCPRNSDAVRVAKLTAEAAAAG
- a CDS encoding DUF2637 domain-containing protein: MRLTDISLNWLLPGAVLLLGLLAAVAVLARGKRAGEKTHADDSWERTEERRRRKEAVYGTASYVLLFCCAAVAAALSFHGLVGFGEQNLNLSGGWQYLVPFGLDGAAMFCSVLAVREASHGDAALGSRILVWTFAAAAAWFNWVHAPRGLGHAGAPHFFAGMSLSAAVLFDRALKQTRRAALREQGLVPRPLPQIRIVRWLRAPRETYGAWSLMLLENVRSLDEAVEEVREDKREKEQNRLRRRDQEKLDRARIKAITRGHRGMIGRGGGRQAELQPAPAATQVAAEPAIATPELPARAARPSLQPVRRGTESSTVDLTAEDDTMALPRLDSLERKLKDLEQQFG
- a CDS encoding PucR family transcriptional regulator — protein: MRLRALLDTDALGLRLLGGEDELDRTVRGVMTTDLRDPSRYLSGGELVLTGLAWRRDATDSEPFVRILASAGVTALAAGEAELGPIPEDLVAACARHRLPLFAVNESVAFATITEHVVRQVSGERAGDLAAVVDRHRRMMTSGPAGGGPDVVLDLLGSDLDLRAWVLSPAGRLIAGSPGAEPGLPSAVCAALAGEHLAAVRTGRRGPYRVAVGGTTYSLFPIRSSARGTGTAGASGAPGSRDVRETVLSDWLLAVEADAGDWPAERLDLLEGVTQLISVERDRRDAARTVRRRLAQEVLELVQTGAAPGEIAARLRVAAPVLLPGLGAAPHWQVVVARVEWDGGEIEGGAVAQALLEEILVDPLSAGPEPSDRIAVAHTGEEAIALVPLPAVSSEHDGSEAGLHADTLLAAVRDPLSAGLDDDGRLTLGVSASVHSAEGLRGALEEARHARRVAAARAGRVCAAGHQELASHVLLLPFVPDDVRRAFTARLLDPLRDYDRRHRAELIPTLEAFLDCDGSWTRCAARLHLHVNTLRYRVGRIEQLTSRDLSRLEDKLDFFLALRMS
- a CDS encoding GntR family transcriptional regulator, whose amino-acid sequence is MTREGLPASADAPGTGARRPSTAASGRPATPETLGDPWHHGTSGPPAAPGGFGGPGSHGTPGGLGAPSAPAAPGGPGARAGSGLRDGSGARDGSAVRDGSGARSGSGSRGVPAARTSSASRSPSPSASPRPAIQRASVRGQILDALRAALVAGELAPGEVYSAPALGESFGVSATPVREAMQQLATEGAVEVVPNRGFRVVERGARELAELAEIRGLIEAPVMLRLARTLPADDWEDLRPLAEETARAAAVGCRATYAEADRAFHRAILDLAGNEQLVRIADELHRRAQWPLGGSPTARARLELMADAAQHLALLDALSAQDLSAVEALLREHFVSM